The following are encoded together in the Salvia hispanica cultivar TCC Black 2014 chromosome 6, UniMelb_Shisp_WGS_1.0, whole genome shotgun sequence genome:
- the LOC125195193 gene encoding uncharacterized protein LOC125195193 encodes MKEAKDRQKSYADVRRTDLQFHTGDKVFLKVSPSKGITRFGVKRKLKPRFIGPYEILEGVGPVAYRLALPPSLGNVHNVFHVSQLRKYVFDPKHVIRYEEVVVNPNLSNEEQPQMTLDRKVQTSRNKSTAYVKIQWINHGPEEATWELEDKMMELYPKLCT; translated from the coding sequence ATGAAAGAAGCCAAGGACAGACAAAAGTCGTACGCGGACGTTCGACGGACGGACTTACAGTTCCACACCGGCGATAAAGTTTTTCTCAAGGTATCCCCGTCGAAAGGAATAACGCGTTTCGGGGTGAAAAGGAAACTGAAACCACGTTTTATCGGGCCGTACGAAATCCTTGAAGGAGTAGGACCTGTAGCTTATCGTTTAGCGTTGCCGCCCAGCCTTGGGAATGTGCACAACGTCTTCCATGTGTCGCAGTTGCGGAAATACGTGTTCGATCCGAAGCATGTGATTCGCTACGAGGAAGTTGTCGTAAACCCGAACCTGAGCAACGAGGAGCAACCCCAGATGACCTTGGATCGGAAGGTTCAAACCTCGAGAAATAAATCCACTGCCTACGTGAAAATACAATGGATAAACCATGGGCCCGaggaagccacgtgggagctTGAGGATAAGATGATGGAACTATACCCGAAACTCTGCACATAg